The Clostridium sporogenes genome contains a region encoding:
- a CDS encoding helix-turn-helix domain-containing protein, which produces MEILSLGEKIKRRRKELNMTLKDLAGDRITPGQISLVESGKSNPSMDLLEYLAETLSTSIEYFMESEDTQAEKICKYYENIAESHIINDNLNISEQYIEKSLYYAEKYNLEYRKARNLYLRGLIYMHKGDLPVAQQYLLSSNVIFIKNNNYEEIVNTFVNLGKITIFLKAYHSSCSYFQQAEKVYSDNDIGNDDLLAEIYYHIAYTYFKLDNINKAIDYSYLAKEKYRQLNNKKEYANSLLLLSQQYSEKGEMDRAIKYSEKALNIFKEVDDVLYTSKIENNLGKLFYEFDNLEESFIHFNRAKEIRESNKDPLLLETLINICENYIKQKDIYNCKLTLDEIMNNLENGNEIALVDYYLLKHRVELLQGDLEEAESTLLMALNFVKNMQNKERIGEISIIIGKFYIDNGNDKEAAKYLNEGVEMFKEVGLLKDI; this is translated from the coding sequence ATGGAGATACTTTCTTTGGGGGAAAAAATTAAAAGAAGAAGAAAAGAATTAAATATGACATTAAAAGACTTAGCTGGAGATAGAATAACTCCAGGTCAGATAAGTCTTGTAGAATCAGGTAAATCAAATCCAAGTATGGATTTATTGGAATATTTGGCGGAAACATTAAGTACATCTATAGAATATTTCATGGAATCTGAGGATACTCAGGCAGAAAAGATATGTAAATATTATGAAAATATAGCAGAATCTCATATTATAAATGATAATTTAAATATATCAGAGCAATATATAGAGAAGTCTCTTTATTATGCAGAAAAGTATAACCTAGAATATAGAAAAGCTAGAAATCTTTATTTAAGAGGACTTATATACATGCATAAGGGAGATCTTCCTGTTGCACAGCAATATCTTTTATCGTCAAACGTAATATTTATTAAAAATAATAACTATGAGGAAATAGTTAATACCTTTGTTAATTTGGGAAAGATAACAATATTTTTAAAAGCTTATCATTCTTCCTGTAGTTATTTTCAACAAGCAGAAAAGGTTTATAGTGACAATGATATAGGAAATGATGATCTTTTAGCAGAGATATATTATCATATAGCTTATACATATTTTAAGCTAGATAATATAAATAAAGCTATAGATTATTCTTATTTAGCAAAGGAAAAATATAGACAATTAAACAATAAAAAAGAATATGCAAACTCTCTTTTACTATTATCTCAACAGTATAGCGAAAAGGGAGAAATGGATAGGGCTATAAAATATTCTGAAAAAGCGTTAAATATATTTAAAGAAGTAGATGATGTATTATACACCTCTAAAATAGAAAATAACCTAGGTAAGTTATTTTATGAATTTGATAATTTAGAGGAGTCTTTTATACATTTTAACAGAGCTAAAGAAATAAGGGAATCCAATAAGGATCCTCTACTTTTAGAAACTTTAATAAATATATGTGAAAATTATATAAAACAAAAGGATATTTATAATTGTAAATTAACATTAGATGAAATAATGAATAATTTAGAGAATGGAAATGAAATAGCTTTAGTGGACTATTATTTATTAAAGCATAGAGTAGAACTTCTTCAAGGGGATTTAGAAGAAGCAGAAAGTACACTTTTAATGGCACTAAACTTTGTTAAAAACATGCAAAATAAAGAAAGAATAGGAGAAATATCCATAATAATAGGTAAATTCTATATAGATAATGGAAATGACAAAGAAGCGGCTAAATATTTAAATGAAGGTGTAGAAATGTTCAAGGAAGTAGGATTATTGAAAGACATATAA
- a CDS encoding helix-turn-helix domain-containing protein codes for MEILSVGQKIKRARVYKGYTLKELCGDTISVSKMSCIENDKIKPDDEILKIISEKLEIDIKYLKAGVKEQLLDNIDKLKYNKNASEYEKILEYNLKYAEEYKYYHIAFYIIHMLFNHYLENSEIEKLQLIISKYYDYWLKSSIDENKIIYYMDIAKFFFETKEYIEAASYYRSIRKIAQEKNNYILLSEATYDEAACYIKIKEFDKAYEIAVSLIDLIDFLDNNIKKAEVYKILAILSLRLDRKKFENYEEKSYVLYGNDLIHKADATFKYATAMFDIGEKDKAINYINKALDLYPKNNTRAFVSFMLDTMKILLKNNILYRAQEISDEILNYAIKINNIRFIEKAYYYKAIILEKQGSLDTAEMYMNLSLDSILKFGTKQEIYERYMKMGNMYHKMNQVGESIKYFNLAIKLSKKL; via the coding sequence ATGGAAATACTTTCTGTAGGGCAAAAAATTAAAAGAGCCAGGGTTTATAAGGGATATACCCTAAAAGAATTATGTGGAGATACTATATCTGTTTCTAAAATGAGTTGTATTGAAAATGATAAGATAAAGCCAGATGATGAAATATTAAAAATTATATCAGAAAAATTAGAAATAGATATTAAGTATTTAAAAGCTGGAGTAAAAGAGCAACTTTTAGATAATATTGATAAGCTTAAATATAACAAAAATGCATCGGAGTATGAAAAAATTCTAGAATATAATTTAAAGTATGCAGAAGAATATAAATATTATCATATAGCATTTTATATAATACATATGTTATTTAATCATTATTTAGAAAATAGTGAAATAGAGAAGCTACAACTTATAATATCTAAGTATTATGATTATTGGTTAAAATCTAGCATAGATGAAAATAAAATAATTTATTATATGGATATTGCTAAATTTTTCTTTGAAACCAAGGAATATATAGAAGCGGCTAGTTATTATAGGAGTATTAGAAAAATTGCACAGGAAAAAAATAATTATATATTATTATCTGAGGCTACATATGATGAAGCGGCTTGTTATATAAAAATAAAAGAATTTGATAAGGCTTATGAAATAGCTGTAAGTCTTATAGATTTAATAGATTTTTTAGATAACAATATTAAAAAAGCAGAAGTTTATAAAATATTAGCTATTTTATCTTTAAGATTAGATAGAAAAAAATTTGAAAATTATGAAGAAAAATCTTACGTATTATATGGAAATGATTTAATTCATAAAGCAGATGCTACTTTTAAATATGCTACAGCTATGTTTGATATAGGTGAAAAGGATAAAGCAATAAATTACATAAATAAAGCTTTAGATTTATATCCTAAAAATAATACAAGAGCTTTTGTATCTTTTATGTTAGACACTATGAAGATTTTATTAAAAAATAATATATTATATAGAGCTCAAGAAATTTCAGACGAAATATTAAATTATGCTATAAAGATAAATAATATAAGATTTATAGAAAAAGCTTATTATTATAAAGCTATAATTCTAGAAAAGCAAGGAAGTTTAGATACTGCCGAAATGTATATGAATCTTTCTTTAGACTCTATACTAAAATTTGGAACAAAACAAGAAATATATGAAAGATACATGAAAATGGGTAATATGTATCATAAAATGAACCAAGTAGGGGAGTCTATAAAATATTTTAATTTAGCAATTAAGCTTTCTAAAAAACTTTAG